The following is a genomic window from Zalophus californianus isolate mZalCal1 chromosome 10, mZalCal1.pri.v2, whole genome shotgun sequence.
CTGGCCCCTCCCTCGTCTGGGCCGGGGTCCCACGCTTCCTGGCCCCTTTCCGAAGTTACCAAAGCCACCATTCTCCCGGCACAGCTGTGCCAGCATCTGGAGCTGTGTGTACACAGCCCCACTCCCATGTCCCGGTGGCAGAGGACCCAGGTGCCTATCAGAGACGAGCTGAGCTGCCTGGGCCCCACATCCGAGTCTGGGAAAGCGGGGTCAGGTACTCAAGCGGCCGGAAGCACAGGCTCTCCCAGTGGCCGCTGTGGCTGGGAATCCAGTGAGGAAGGTCAGGGGCTGATACTGGAGATGGGGCGAGCCAGGGACGCAAGGGTCTTGGCGGGGGGTTGGCTCTTTTTCCTTAACTTGGGTCATCGCCTCAGCGTGGGCCTGGGTACGGgcgatggtgggggagggggagagggagaggcaggggatggATTGTTCTCCTCCAGAGACTGGAAAActccccagggcccaggaggTTGGGAGGCGAGCCAGCTGGGCTGCCCCaactctccctccttctctctctctctctctctctctctctgcctccaccatTTCTGTCCCCTGAGAGACAGCTGGGGCCCTGGCAGGCACCCTGGCCTGGGTGTCCGTCTGTAGGAGTCTTGCTTTTGGTTATGGTCAGCCGATTGCCTGCTGTGTGACCCTAGACAGTCACTTCACCTCTGGGTCTGTCTCCTTGTCCAGAAGATACTACGGCTCCCTGAGAGATTCTCCTTCTGTTCCTGGGGCAGGAAGTTCTACTTGAAATCTGACTTTAATTCTTCCTGCTTCCATTGATCCTGTTTGCTTTCAGCCAGTCCCTGAGGGTCCCTTTCTGAGACCTCGGCGAGGTCTTGGTTCTTGCCTCTTCTTAGGAAGGGATGGAAATGGGTAGTGGTGGGTGTCGAATGGCCAGGGACCAGGGGCAAGTAAAGTTCAGAAAGACAGTCCCTGACCAGCCAGTGCCAGTTAGACTGCAGTATGAATCCTCAGAGCTGGAAATGGTGCAAGAGTCTCAGGGATGTACTCATTGCCTCCCCCGGGAAATCCTCAGGGAAGGATTCCTCTCTCAGATAATGAGCCCTCCGTCTCATCCACGGGGGGAGTGGCCCCCCCAACCTCCCGGCCAGGAGATCCACGGAGATTGGggcctgtgtgtatgtgcatgtgtatgtgtgtgttggtgtgtgtgtgtgagactagCAAAGGAAAGGAACTAGATTTTGCTGAGTTCAGCCCATGGGCCAGTAGGATAGACATTACCCAGTGCCAGAGATACTCTGCAGCCTGTTGTTGAGAAGAGGAAACGATTTCAGACAAAGGAAGCCTTTCGCAAGGTTTGGCCGCTGCAGATGGCAAGCCAGGGGTTTGACCTCAGGGCCCACGCCTCCAGAGTCCTGCCTCTCATCAGTCTTCCCAGCGGCAGCTCCCTGTTCCCACACCGCATCTGGTTTCCCACCAGGGGGCTGCCTCTTGGAACAGACAGTCTGGTACCAGCCCTGGTCCCGTCCCAGCTGCTGCTGGCCTCCTTGGTCAAGGTCGGACTCCCCCAGGGCACCAAACTGTGTGCCCACACTTCTAGTCATGAGGGGAGGTGGCAAGGAAGGTCACTTTCTCCGTCTTTCCCCATCACAGCCAGGTTTCCCCGCGGCTAGAACTGTGGTTACCTGCGAACCACCACCAGGATTGAATTTCAGCCGCTTGGTTGCCTGGCTGGGCTCAGGCCCCAGGTGGAGCTGATCCCAGCCCAGGTGGGGGCAGGCTGGACGCAGGCACCCATGCTGAGACTGTCCTGGGGGAGGCGGGAGCTCTTTCAGCTTGGGTTGCAAGGTCTGAGGGGAGCAAAGGGAGGTCCTGGGGCTATCAGGTGCTGCTCAGATCTGCCCCAAGGCCAGATTCCCCCCTCTCCACGGGAGGACTTGGTCCTAAAATAGTGCCTGGTCCATAGTGGACATTCAGTTAATATTCATGTAATGAAAGGAATAAACAGAGGTCCCTCCTTCCCCAGACTCTGCCAGGCACCCTGTTCTGCCCTTTCAGGCTCACACCCCTGCCGGGGTCATTTTATTTACTAAAGGACCCTaccacccaccacccccaggtCTCCCTAGCCTGTCTTTTCTGTAGATGGGTGTCCAGGGAGGGGCCAGGGTTCTACCTTTAGACCCTCAAAGATTTGGGGAGGAGTTTATTGTGAGCTTCTCAGAAGCCCTTTGGAAGCCAGTCCACAGCCCTGGGAGCAGAAGACTGGGGCAGCTGGGGCATCAACAGAGGGCAGTCCAGAGTCCCACACAGGAGGGAGGGACTTGGGTGCAGTCTAAATGGGAGAACATGGACCTGTCTTGAGGATGATTTGCACTGCAGGCACCCCGCATTACTTGGGATATTTGGGGGATGTGCTGGAGATTATGGGGACCAAATCCCCCAACAAGCTATCCTTGGTGCCACCACTGGTATCCAGGGGAGATTCCAGGCATCTGGCTGTCCTGCTCCCAATCCGTGCCAGGGGCTCTGCTTCAAGtcccaggagggaggggggacgagagggggagaggggcagagagagcctgggaaagcagagggactgggaggcgctggagctgggcagggggcatCATTGGTATTCTGAGGAGTCCCCCAAGGCTGGGCGGCACTCAAGGCCCACCCCCTGGCACCAGGAGGCACATTCATCGGCAACAGCCCTGGCCAGCGGGCCCTCTGTGTTCCTAGCAACGCCTGTGTTTTGCACATTGGTTTGCAGGACCAGTGTGCCCATTCAcagggctgcccctcccccacaccacgTCAGGAGAGTCCCTGACTCGCTTTGCTTAACCCGAGAATCTGCAGTCTAACCTCCATCCCTCCAGCTGCAAAGTCAGCTCCTCCTCTGTGCAGGGAGTGGGAGCACCACCAGAGACAAAACCCAATCAGAGCTTCCGACAGGGAGGTGGCTATGGTCCTTTGCACCTCATCCTGCCTCCAAAAAAGAGCTTCCCTCCCCCGTTTTTCTGCTCCCGTCATCCTTCCCCTTACTGTCCAAGTCTGAGGCCCTCCTCGTCGCCCCTTGCCCAACGGGAAGTCCCTCTGGCTGTCTAACTTCCATCCGTCCAGCGGCAACATCATCCTCCAGCTCCGCGAGcgctccctccccgccccttctgccctcccccctacTCCAAGTCCCTGGCCTCTCCTCTCCAGAACGATGTCCTACTTCGCACGCCCTTGCTCTCGCTGCTGCCGCCGGGGACGGACGCAGAGGAGGCAGCGGGTCGCGTGACCTTCCCGGGCCCCCCGCGACTCCggccagggggcgggggcggccccggggaggggcggggcggccccggggaggggcggggcgggggcaaGAAAGGGGGTTTTGTGCGGCGCCCGGCGGCCCGGCGCCCTCTTCCGAACGTTCTGCGGGCCCGGCCTCTCCCTGCGCCCGCGCAGTGCCCGCCGCAGTCGGGTGCAGCCGCAGGACCGAGAGTGGACCCGGAGGAGAGCCGGGAGGACAGCCCGGAGGAGGCGGCAAACTTGGCGGCGCAGCACCCTCGCCCCGGCCCCCGGCCGCCTGCAGGTAGGTGAGCGCGAGCGCAGCCGGGCCGCCCGGACCCGGGAGGGAGGGCGCGGCGGGCACCCGCCGGCAGCCCGCGGTCCCCGCGCCCGGACCCCGCAGCACTGGCCTCCCGCGGCGCCCCCGGCCGGCTGACCAGGCCAGTCCCCGAGCGCCTGCCGCCGCCTCCGGCCCTGCAGCCCACACCCTTCCGCCGCTTGCGGCCCGACTGCGTCCCAGAGTCCGCGGGCTGATGGGAACGCCCCCTGGGTCCCCGCGGCCTCCCTGCTGCACCCTCCGgtgccagcccccagcccagactTCCGACTTTGTGccgggtgtgggggggggagcgggAAGCAGCCCCTTCTGGGGGCCCCTCCCCGGAGCCCGCGGGGCAGCCACAGCCGGTGGTCCGAtggtcccaactctgccacttacttgctgtgtgaccttgggcaagttagttgACCTCCCTGAACCTCGGGCTCCTCATCGGTGTGAACGTACAGACAGTATTTCTCAAAGTTAAGGTTGTCCatgggaagcatttttttttttaaagattttgtttatttatttgacagagagagatagacagcaagagagggaacacgaacaggggcggagggagagggagaagcaggctccccgctgagcagggagcccgatgcgggactcgatcccaggaccctgggatcatgacctgagccgaaggcagccgcttaacgactgagccacccaggcgccccatgggaaGCATTTTTAAGAGGCATGGCTCAGGTAGATGGTCAGTAACCATTAGCTGTAATTCCGGTTACCACTCCTGTTTTCCTTTCTAGCACTGCCGGTGGGCTGGGGAcaaccccgcccccccctcccgcccagcccccagccaggtCTTTTTATGTCCCGCTCCCAAACTCCTTTTGGAATAGCTGTGCGCACATGCTTCCAACAGGACCAAGAGATTTGCCGTCAGTTTTGTTAGCACCGTTAATATCTGCATGACTTCTATTCCAGATAAAAGCAGTAAGATCAAGGGACACTGTTACCCAggcccacccaccctgccccacagCATTACCAGCGCCTGATGCTAACTTGGCAGCATCCACCTCACAGATTCTGAACTAGGAGGAGCTGCAGTGGCTTGGCTGTGATGTTGCTAATTGTATTACTAGTTGTGCTTCCGATAAATAGGACTATTTATGCAATGTCTCTAGCTAGTCCTGCAGGCCCTGCCAATGCCTGGCTGCTGTGGTGGAGGTTCGGGCTGCTGCTCACACAGCCGCCTTTAAGGGGACAGTGAGAGCTttcctcctgctgcccctgctgggTACTGGAGCCTGGTTCCCACAGGGCAGACCTTGGACCGCCAGCCGGGGCTGGAGGGCGCATTCAGCATGGAGATGGTGGGTGTTGGGTGTGTgtacgcatgtgcacacacacacacacacacttaccacCTGGTCTTGATCTTAATCCTCTGTGGATTGGGCCTGCAAAGCCTGTGAGGGAGCTGGACGTCCTGGTCAGACAGGAATGATAGTGTAACAAGAGGGAAGTTTCCTAAACAGCTTGGGAAACGCAAGGCAAGGGCAGAAATCCTGGAGCTGGAGCAAGAAAGAATGAGCTGGAGAGAGGGATGGTGTGGCATCAGCAGAAGGGACAGGAAGCCTGCTGATGCCGAGCCCTCTAAGTTAGAGATGGAGAGGGGGTCCCGCTCTGGAGGACAGCAGAGGGGGTGGAGAAGGCCAAGGCCTTCTCCCCACCCCGACCCCAGGTCTGAGGCTAGTGCCGGTTGAGGCGATGCCATAGTTTTCTCAGGACGCCTAGCTACACCGGGATGGAGCCGAGGCCCAAGCTCGGTGGGATTGGCAgtgggctgggggacagggcagAAGCCTCTGATCATGAGAACCATATAATCCAGGCACCCTCTTGGCCCCTCTGTTCAGTGACTCCCAttcctggaggtgggggtggggcgacCCCCATATTACAGTGTGGCCAGGGCTTCATCAGCCTCAGACCTTCTCCCTTCATTCCCTCACCTTCAAAACAGAGGTGAAAGGGGGGTCCAGGGTGTGGGTCCCAGAGTGGCTCCAGATATATGGGTTTCTGGGCCACCTGTCAGAGAGCTGGGACCCAGGTCTGTgagcagctccagctccagcccgaagagaggggagggagggctccAGAAAGGGGCCTGGCCCAAGACCTGGCCCAGCTCAAATGCAAGGCAAACAGTCTGTCCAGCGCCCGGCAGGCACTGGCTGCTCATGCCAAGTGGTCCCCCCCTCCTACCCCGGAAAGCAGTCCTCCCAAGGGCCCCCATGCCCAGAGCTGGTCTCCGCAGCCTCTGATCTGGCCCCATGGAGAGAGACCCTGGACGTCTGGCTCCTGTCACTCCTTCCCCAAGTCTGACCCTGAGGAGATGAAGCCCAGCCGGAGTGGGGGGAATGGAGGTGTCATAGGTGGGAGGCATTCCAAGGAGGAACTGAGATCCCAGGGAGAatttgggagaagagagaaatttccCGGCAGCTCAGGCTCAGGAAGGGGCAGACATGCAGGAAGGCAGAGCCTGAGAGGGCAAAGTAGATGGAGGTTGAACAATGGGCCTGGAGGGGGAATGAACCTGATCGCTAGGAAGTCTTGCCTGTAGTCTAACTTGCATCCCTCCTGCAGCACCGTGGGCCTAGTCCATGGTAGACCTGGGTCTTCATGCTTTTCTACTAGCCCAACCCTTACAGATGTTGTTAGACACCAGCTCTGcagccttccctcccccaggcACATTGGCCGGGTACCTGACTTGGCTTTGCTGGGGACCAGGGTCAGCCCTATCCCTCTCTGGGTCCCATTTCTCAATGTCATGCCCCCCATCCCTCCATTATGAAAGTATAACTGCCTTGAGATCTTCAGAGGACTATTCTGGGTTCTCAGAGTGTCTGATAACCAAGGGCAAGAGGGAAATGGCCTCTCCCCTTTAGTCTCACCCTCCTTTAGCCCACCCCCCAGcctagggctggggtgggggaagggagaggttgGATGGAGGCCAGACTGGCAGAGACAGGGGCTTTGTCCCAGCTGGTTTCTGAGCCAGGAGATCCGGTGGGAAAGCCCGTGCCAGGCAGAAAGGAAGGCtgggaagaagaagggagaaggcagccaaggagggggtggaggatgCTAGGAGTAAAGAGTTTCCTTGTAAGTAACAGTGGGGTAGGGCTAGAGAGAAGTTGTGCATTGCCCAGGTTCAGTCTAGGAGGCCCTCCTAGAAGAGGCTAGGTGGCTATAGTGCtcagggaggaagggatgggaagggaaTATTGGAGGGgtactgggggagggggaggctctGGGTTCAAGGAAGGAGTCTGGCATGGGAAGAGCACAGGGAATTGCTAAGTATGATACCACCCACCACTCATGCtttaagcatttattgagcccctatgGTGCGCCTGGTGCTGTGCATCTGTACAGGGGCTTTAGGATAGAAAGCGCCCGAAAGCCCGGAGCTTCATCACAACCCAGGAGGTCGTGTTCATGGTGCTCCTTCACAAGTCAGCAAAGACCcaaagaggttaaggaacttgccttAAGTCACGCAGCAAGTTGACTAGAACCCAGGTCTTGATTCCTAGGAAGAATCCCCTGGTGGGGAGACAGGATCAGAAACAAGGGAGTTAACAGTGAGGTGGGGACAGTGGGCGGCTTCTTGGGTGACAATATGTGTGAGTCCATATGGATGTGGTCGGGAGCCAGGGGAAGTCCATCTTGAAGTCTAACCCCGTCTTTCCTCCTCAAGTCCCTCCACCAGCCTGAGCATGGCCCTACTGTTCCTGCTCCTGCTGGCAGCCCTGGCCTTGACCCAGGGCCCTGCGGCCTCAGCTGATGCCCTGGAGGGGGACAGCTCAGGTAAGCAGCCCCACTCAGGgtcactgtctctgtctcctgCATCGCCCCTGTGGAAGGGGGTGGCCTTGGAGgacccagggagagagaggattgGGGGCATGTGGGGAAAGGTCCGGTCTGGGACACTTGGAAATAAAGGGATGAGCTGTGGGCTCTGGGTAAGGCAGGGAAAACTTGGGGGAGGGCCGGGAAGGGACAGTAGGTGCAAGGCTGCTGATCTCTAGGGTATGGGACCAATGGATGGGGCTGGGAGGCAGAAAGGGGTAGAGTGGGGAGAAATCCTGAGGGTGAGTCTGAGGGAAACAGAGGGGAAATTTTGAGGCCAGAGCTGGAGGACCCGGGGACCAGGTTAGACCTGGGGTGGGCCCCGGGGACCCTGGGGTGGTACTGGGCCACTCTTGGGAGGAACTGACTGGGAGACTTGGGGAAGGATCTGTAGAGGGTCTCGGGTGGGTCTGGGGTCCTAGAGGCGGGCATGCGGGAGGGGTGGGCGGGAGGGATCCGGGGCAGGCTCAGAAACCGGGTGGGACCCTGCGGACCCACACACCAAGTCCCAGCCTGCCCCATCCGCCCACCCACCCACAGAGGACCGGGCCTTCCGTGTGCGCATCGCGGGCGACGCGCCACTGCAGGGCGTGCTGGGCGGCGCTCTCACCATCCCGTGCCACGTTCACTACCTGCGCCCGCCGCCGAGCCGCCGGGCCGTGCTGGGCTCCCCGCGAGTCAAGTGGACCTTCCTGTCCGGGGGCCGTGAGGCCGAGGTGCTGGTGGCGCGGGGGCTGCGCGTCAAGGTGAGCGAGGCCTACCGGTTCCGTGTGGCGCTGCCCGCCTACCCGGCCTCACTCACCGACGTGTCCCTGGCGCTGAGCGAGCTGCGGCCCAACGACTCGGGCATCTACCGCTGCGAGGTCCAGCATGGCATAGACGACAGCAGCGACGCGGTGGAGGTCAAGGTCAAAGGTGaggggcaggacagagggaggTTCCCGCAGGGAGGGAGCCCTTAGTCTGAGGGGGGAAGCAAGCACATGTGGAAGGCGCTCACTGAGCTGGAAAAGGAGTGAGCAGATACAGGCCTTGGTTGCCTCCTCTCTCTTCGGGTGGAGGAAGTCCTACTCACAGTCTAACTTAAGCCCCTCTCATGCTGTAGACTGAACGCAATTTGGACTTGACCCTTTGTGCGCAGGGGAGTGACAAGGAGGGTGAGGCGAGGCCGGTGTGGGGAGGTCCTGCCTCagggctcctctctgcccccaggggTCGTCTTTCTCTACCGGGAAGGCTCTGCCCGCTATGCTTTCTCCTTCATGGGCGCCCAGGAGGCCTGTGCCCGCATCGGAGCCCGCATCGCCTCCCCGGAGCAGCTCTACGCCGCCTACCTCGGGGGCTATGAGCAGTGTGATGCTGGCTGGCTCTCCGACCAGAccgtgaggtgggtggggggctgaggaCCAGACCGTGAGCTGGGTCGGGGGCTGTGGACCAGGGGTTTCTAGTTGTGTCTGAGGTGGGCCCAGGTTCTGCAGGGGGCTTCCTGCTGCCTCAGGCTAGCCATCCGGGGCCCCCTGCCTCCAGGCAATGAGGTTGGCCTGCCCTGGGGGGTGTCCCTGCAGAACCAGGGAGACAGCTGGCTGCATTAAAAGGCAGTGTGGTTCAGGAGGGGCATCCCTGGAGGGCTCCCTGATGAAGGTGTCTGTACTCGCTCCCAGGTATCCCATACAGACCCCACGAGAGGCCTGTTATGGAGACATGGATGGCTTCCCTGGGGTCCGGAACTATGGCGTGGTGGACCCGGACGACCTCTATGACGTCTACTGCTATGCCGAAGACCTCAATGGTGATCGGTGGGGAGGGGTTCTCGGGGTTCTCTGCCCTCATCCAGTGCTCTGCAGAGGTCCTCCTGGGGCCTTGCTGGACCTGTCATCCCTCATGTGTTCAAGCGGGCATCCAGGGGGCATCCAAAGAAACAACCCGGGTCCCACTCTGCAGACACCGTCATGGAAGCAAGTTCATGGCCAAAGCCTGGGCAGGTGGTCGGTGACTGGCTTTGGGTCTCACCCTGCTGCTACCTGCCGCGCATCTCTCTACCTCTTAgcatctctgggcctcactcCTTCTTTGCGGATGAGGATGTGGGGCCAGGCCCCTTGGAGTAGTAACATCTATCCCAAGGCTCTACTCGAGCTTAGACCTGAAATGGGGTAGTTGACACCATGTCTCAGATGCGGAGACAGAGGCCCGGAGAAGCCAGCCTAGGGTCTCTGCGGGAGCCCAGGGTGGAAGGGGCTCCCAACTTCCGGTGAGGGTCTCTGCAGGAGCCCAGGGTGGAAGGGGCTCCCAACTTCCGGTGACCCAGCCTCATCTCCCCTCCCAGGAGAGCTGTTCCTGGGCGCCCCTCCAGACAAGCTGACGTTGGAGGAGGCACGGGCATACTGCCGGGAGCGGGGTGCAGAGATCGCCACCACGGGCCAGCTGTATGCAGCCTGGGATGGCGGCCTGGACCGCTGCAGCCCAGGCTGGCTGGCTGATGGCAGCGTGCGCTACCCCATCGTCAGGCCCAGCCAGCGCTGCGGGGGGGGCCTGCCGGGCGTCAAGACgctcttcctcttccccaacCAGACTGGCTTTCCCAACAAGCACAGCCGCTTCAACGTCTACTGCTTCCGAGGTGAGCGGCCTCCCTGCAGAGGCTGAGACAGGCCGGCCCTCTCTCTGTCAGGGACACAGATCTGAGCCGGGGCCCCACCGCGACTCGGACCTATGTTTCTCGGGTCTTTGCCGCTTGCCTGAAGGAGCCCTGGGTGACGCTCGGCTTGGCACCTAGGGTCCTCGTTCTGCTTATGCCTTCTGGCTTGGGCTGTGTGGGCTCGGGGAGCACCTGCCTCTGCACCCCCTCACCTGCCTTCCCTTCAGCCATCCACGGCTTGCCTCTCCAGGGTCAAAGCCACCTCTTCCGAACTGGGCGGTTGGAGAGGTTTCCATTTCTGGTCAGCTCATTAGTAGAGCAGAGATGACGGACCTTCTCTGAATCCAATGAATGGTCTGCTCCAGTTAACATCGTGCCCTCAAGAGCCCTCACGGGGGCTTCCAGAACCTTCAGCTTGAGGGCGTCAGATCTTTAACCACCAAGTGTTGATGGACAGACACGATTCCCCCCACAGGGAGCAGGTCCTCAAGGACAGTTGTGTGTAGAGATGGCTTTCTGACCACATCTTATATTGGGGGCTGACGGGAAGTCCGTGCCTGGGAACCCCCAGAGGCACAAGGCCCAGATCAAGGGTGGCTGACGTCCTGGGGTGTCTGGGTCCTCACCGCACTTGTGAGCCCACAGTACTGGTACAGGGCTGGaggcagaaatgaaaggagaatcCCCTTACCTTTGGGGAGCTCCTGGTCTGAAGGGGAAAGACACTTCTGCCACGGGAGCCTCCAGTCCAAGGGAAGATAAGATGCCTTGCTCCCAGCATGAGGAAGGACTGAGAGAAAAGCATTACTTCTGCTGGGACAGATCTCCAAAGATATTTAGCCCGGGGCAAGGGAGCGGTGGGGAAGTGAAGTCCATAGGAAGGCAGGTCCATCTGGGAAGGCCAACTGGAagagggatgatgatgatgatcacaATTGCAATGAACATGTCTGTGCACTGCTCATGCTATGTGCCGAGCACTGTCCCAGGAAGACTTGGAAAGAGCAGCTGaatggagaggagggggagggagaggatgaCCGGTTGGGAACAGGTGGAGGACAGAGGCGGGCAAGGGCATGGCTTTGCTCGCCTGGCAGGAGCAAGGCTCACTGGAGCAGGTGATGGGGGCAGGACGTGCTGTGCCGTCATGTCTGGCTGAGCACCCACAGCCCTCGGGGCTTTTCTTAGCCCAATGCCACCATCGCTTCATTGGTTTTCTGATCTTGGTTCTCTTCTCCAAAGACAAGGTAATCCTTTCTAAAGCTCCAGTTGTTTGAAGGGAGCAGCTCCCGGAAGGAGGGGGCAGCCCCTGTCTTTGCCCTCCTGCCCCAATGCTGAGACCCTCAGGTGGTGACTGCTGAATGTCCTTCCCGCACTCCGCCCTTCAGCTCTCCTGGGTGTTGGCCACCTGTCCCCTTCCATTTCAAAAGTCTTGGGAGCGCTGGGAGCCCTCACACCTTGCTCCAAGAGCAGGGTCCCCAGGTGCTGAGACCACCTCTCCATCCTTCCGCCTCCATCTCCTTCCTCAAGGGACTGTCTCTCTCCTGAGCCTTTCCTGACCAGTCTATCTAAAGTAGTATTCCCCACCATTCTGTCTCCTGACTCTGCCTAATTGTTCTTTATATGATAAcattaatatatgtttttttgtttgttatctGTAGCTAGGCTCTAAACTCCCTTAGGGCAGGAGACTTGCTGTCTGTTCTTCACTGTATCCTCAGTGCCCAGAAGAATGCTTGGCATGTCACAGAGTGGGCCCTTGATTAATTCTTGAGGAACAAGTGATGAACTTCTGCAGTGCTCCCTGGGTCCCCTGGGTCCTCCACAGGAAGGATGAGTGAGAATTGAGAGAATCTCATGGTCTTTGAGTCTAGTGCAGAGACTGTGGGTCTGTCCACGGCTGTCGCTAGAGGGCAGAGCCACCTGGTTAACCTCCCGCTGGCACTTCCCTCCTGACACAGACTCTCCCCAGCCGTCCGCCACGCCTGAGGCCTCCGACCCAGCAATGGACCCAGCCTCTGATGGGCTGGAGGCCATTGTCACGGTGACAGAGACCCTGGAGGAACTTCAGCTGCCTCAGGAAGCTGTGGAGAGTGAGTCCCGGGGAGCCATTTACTCCATCCCCATCGTGGAGGATGGCGCGGATGGAAGCTCCACTCCAGAAGACCCAGCAGAGGCCCCGAGGACCCTCCTCGGTAACTGGAGTCCCCTAGCAAGAGAAGGTGGGGGTGAAGGTGTAAGCCCAGGGTGCTGCTGGGCTTACGGCTGGCACGActtgtcctgttctttctcaGCATCTTGTTGATGCAGGGCATCTCTCCAGTACTCTCCCAACCCTTGCCTTTCCAGCACATTCCACTCCCAACTCTCTGGGTCTTGGAAGGAGGGTGCTCCCTCCTttgttctctcctcccccttAGCTACCCAAAATAGACTAGAGGATTTCAAGCCTGGGAGAGAGAGATACAATGACTGTGTTTTTTTCCTGGGCTAATGAGGGCTCACAGAGGCTTCTCCAGGTAGTCTCAGTATTGCTGCTCAAGCTGAAGGTCTTCTGGTGGGGAGCAAAGACAGCCTATCCCAGGGGCAGGCTTTCCCCTCGCCCCCAggcctccccttcccacccctcccctgcagtCTTCCGGTTGGTGGCTGGTGCTGTCCCTGGTGCTGAACCATCTGTGCTTTGTCTAGAATTCGAAGCGCAATCCATTGTACCTCCCCTGGGGTCCTCAGAAGAGGAAGGCAAGGctttggaggaggaagagaaatacacggatgaagaagagaaagaagaggaggaagaggtggaggtGGAAGATGAGGCCCTGTGGGCCTGGCCCAGCGAGCTCAGCAGCCCAGACCCAGAGACTCCTCTCCACACTGAGCTAGCCCTAGAGGAATCGCTCTCCCACGCATCCCCACCACCAGCGAGTGCAGTCGTACAGCCTGGTGCATCACCACCTCCCGATGGAGAGCCAGAGGCTCCCAGGCCTCCAAGGGTCCTTGGACCACCCACTGAGACTCTACCCACTCCCAGGAACGGGAAACTGGCATCCCCGCCACCTTCCACTCCGGTcggggagagagaggtgggggaggaggctggtGGTCCTGAGCTGTCTGGGGTCCCTCGAGGAGAGAATGAGGAGACAGGGAGCTCTGAGGATACCCTTGCCCTGCTTCCAGCCACACGGGCCCCTGAGG
Proteins encoded in this region:
- the BCAN gene encoding brevican core protein, which produces MALLFLLLLAALALTQGPAASADALEGDSSEDRAFRVRIAGDAPLQGVLGGALTIPCHVHYLRPPPSRRAVLGSPRVKWTFLSGGREAEVLVARGLRVKVSEAYRFRVALPAYPASLTDVSLALSELRPNDSGIYRCEVQHGIDDSSDAVEVKVKGVVFLYREGSARYAFSFMGAQEACARIGARIASPEQLYAAYLGGYEQCDAGWLSDQTVRYPIQTPREACYGDMDGFPGVRNYGVVDPDDLYDVYCYAEDLNGELFLGAPPDKLTLEEARAYCRERGAEIATTGQLYAAWDGGLDRCSPGWLADGSVRYPIVRPSQRCGGGLPGVKTLFLFPNQTGFPNKHSRFNVYCFRDSPQPSATPEASDPAMDPASDGLEAIVTVTETLEELQLPQEAVESESRGAIYSIPIVEDGADGSSTPEDPAEAPRTLLEFEAQSIVPPLGSSEEEGKALEEEEKYTDEEEKEEEEEVEVEDEALWAWPSELSSPDPETPLHTELALEESLSHASPPPASAVVQPGASPPPDGEPEAPRPPRVLGPPTETLPTPRNGKLASPPPSTPVGEREVGEEAGGPELSGVPRGENEETGSSEDTLALLPATRAPEGAREPEAPSEENSGRTVPTGTSVRVQPVLPTDSASQGGVAVAPSSGDCVPSPCHNGGTCLEEEEGIRCLCLPGYGGDLCDVGLRFCSPGWDVFQGACYKHFSTRSSWEEAETQCRIHGAHLASISTPEEQDFINSRYREYQWIGLNDRTIEGDFLWSDGVPLLYENWNPGQPDSYFLSGENCVVMVWHDQGQWSDVPCNYHLSYTCKMGLVSCGPPPELPLAQVFGRPRLRYEVDTVLRYRCREGLTQRNLPLIRCQENGRWEPPQISCVPRRPARALHPLKAPEGHQGRFLGRWKALLTPPSSPAPGP